One Falsibacillus pallidus DNA segment encodes these proteins:
- a CDS encoding short-chain dehydrogenase, producing MKKGLSYLIPLFVTTLVLFYLVAGWLSTDHPAIVFFLAMMCADKIVEKNGWLIEFYEEGISKKPLDDMKKDR from the coding sequence TTGAAAAAAGGATTATCATATTTAATTCCACTATTCGTTACAACACTGGTTCTTTTTTATTTGGTGGCTGGCTGGTTGTCAACAGATCATCCAGCAATCGTATTCTTTCTCGCAATGATGTGTGCGGATAAAATCGTTGAAAAAAATGGATGGCTGATTGAATTTTATGAAGAAGGAATCTCAAAGAAGCCTTTGGATGACATGAAAAAAGATCGATGA
- a CDS encoding nucleotide excision repair endonuclease: MIKIEIPKVDVSITERQQNPADNEPVIKSVQGFIDLHKIPRDKGGIILFYNINDELLFVGKARKLRQRVVKHLEDNVSPLKKYRDEVYRIDVMIVDEAMDREIYETYIINELKAKYNIDKVFYK; encoded by the coding sequence ATGATTAAAATTGAGATACCAAAAGTAGATGTTTCCATTACGGAAAGACAGCAAAATCCAGCGGACAATGAACCTGTAATCAAGTCAGTGCAAGGGTTCATCGACCTTCATAAAATTCCAAGGGACAAAGGCGGCATCATCTTGTTTTATAACATCAACGACGAGCTCTTGTTTGTCGGGAAAGCAAGAAAGCTAAGACAGCGTGTTGTTAAGCATCTGGAAGACAACGTGTCCCCATTGAAAAAATACCGTGATGAAGTGTACCGCATTGACGTTATGATCGTCGACGAAGCGATGGACCGTGAAATCTATGAAACGTACATCATCAATGAACTAAAAGCAAAATACAATATCGACAAAGTATTTTACAAATAA
- a CDS encoding AI-2E family transporter: MEFQNKDPKKTVFKEKVLNSKFVVYTIIIFILSMTILALSKIGFVLVPFIIFIRTIFLPMILAGVCFYLFNPIIDFLERKGCKRVLAIVLLYVVIIGAITVIVSSVIPPLKNQIQSVVDNVPDIRKEFKDSIQTLSHNPYVQKGLESANTNIDKMTKDVTGYIQKYASGFSHGLMTFVGTVTEIVLSVAVLPFLLFYLLKDGKNVPNYISKFLPNRSRGEAKLILKDMNHALSSYIRGQIFVSLCIGVLLFIGYLVIGLDYALLLAVIAMVTNVVPYLGPFIAISPAFVIAVIDSPFMLLKLAIVWVIVQLLEGKLISPQIMGRSLEIHPITVIFVILTAGNLFGIVGIILAVPGYAVLKVIITHLYQFIRLNSKLYSDRKIEVDDPVE; the protein is encoded by the coding sequence TTGGAGTTTCAGAACAAAGATCCTAAGAAAACCGTATTTAAAGAGAAAGTATTAAATAGTAAATTTGTTGTCTATACCATCATTATCTTCATATTAAGTATGACGATCCTGGCATTGTCAAAAATCGGATTTGTGCTCGTACCGTTCATCATTTTTATACGGACGATCTTCCTTCCGATGATCCTCGCAGGAGTCTGCTTCTATCTATTTAACCCGATCATTGATTTCCTGGAGAGGAAAGGCTGCAAGCGGGTTCTGGCCATTGTCCTCTTATATGTGGTCATCATCGGCGCCATTACCGTAATCGTGTCTTCCGTCATTCCTCCATTGAAAAATCAGATTCAAAGCGTTGTCGACAACGTACCGGATATCCGGAAGGAATTCAAGGATTCAATCCAGACGCTCTCACATAATCCATATGTTCAGAAGGGGCTTGAATCGGCCAATACGAATATCGATAAAATGACCAAAGACGTTACAGGCTATATCCAAAAATACGCGTCGGGCTTTTCACACGGGCTGATGACGTTTGTCGGCACGGTGACTGAAATTGTCCTTTCCGTTGCGGTCCTGCCGTTCCTATTGTTCTATCTATTAAAGGATGGAAAAAATGTCCCGAATTACATCTCGAAGTTTCTGCCAAATAGAAGCCGCGGGGAGGCCAAGTTGATTCTGAAAGACATGAACCATGCATTGAGCTCCTATATCAGGGGTCAGATATTTGTCTCATTATGTATCGGGGTGCTGCTTTTCATCGGCTATTTAGTCATTGGCTTGGACTACGCCTTGCTGCTCGCCGTCATTGCGATGGTCACCAACGTGGTTCCGTATCTCGGACCGTTCATCGCCATCTCACCGGCATTTGTCATTGCCGTCATCGATTCGCCGTTCATGCTGCTGAAGCTGGCCATCGTATGGGTCATTGTCCAGCTCTTGGAAGGAAAGCTGATTTCGCCGCAAATCATGGGACGAAGCTTGGAAATCCATCCGATCACCGTCATTTTCGTCATCTTGACTGCCGGCAACCTGTTCGGAATCGTCGGAATCATCCTCGCTGTTCCGGGATACGCTGTCTTGAAAGTAATCATCACACATCTCTACCAATTCATCAGACTGAATTCTAAACTGTATTCAGACCGGAAAATTGAAGTGGATGATCCAGTAGAATGA
- a CDS encoding CsbD family protein yields MNGNGKEDQLKGKGNQAKGEMKKEWGKMTNDPEKIVEGEHDKDKGKAQEHVGKVKDAFGR; encoded by the coding sequence ATGAATGGCAACGGTAAAGAAGATCAATTAAAAGGAAAAGGTAACCAGGCGAAAGGCGAAATGAAAAAAGAATGGGGCAAAATGACAAACGACCCTGAAAAGATCGTTGAAGGCGAGCATGATAAAGACAAAGGAAAAGCGCAAGAACATGTAGGTAAAGTAAAAGACGCATTCGGAAGATAA
- a CDS encoding SDR family NAD(P)-dependent oxidoreductase: MTKYAFVTGANKGIGYEAVRQLAEKDYHVFLGARNPELGEKAIESLGLPNVSLVLVDISNAESIQEAFKQIQEVTDHLDLLINNAGIAVDFNIKPSKLKVEALRQGFDVNFFGTFQMIQSFLPLVQKAARGKIVNLTTDMASQTMFDNGEAGPLNLLGYNSSKTAVNSLTLAFSKEFGENGPEIFGVTPGFTTTDLNGNAPGGKTPAEGAEIIVDYALSETNYHGKILNKNGIIPW; this comes from the coding sequence ATGACAAAATATGCGTTTGTAACAGGTGCGAATAAAGGGATCGGATATGAAGCCGTTCGCCAATTAGCAGAAAAGGACTACCATGTATTCTTGGGAGCGCGCAATCCGGAGCTCGGTGAGAAAGCCATCGAGTCTTTAGGACTTCCAAATGTATCGCTCGTGCTTGTGGATATCTCGAATGCGGAATCCATCCAAGAGGCATTCAAACAGATTCAAGAAGTAACGGACCACTTGGATTTGTTAATCAACAATGCCGGGATTGCCGTGGACTTCAATATCAAGCCAAGCAAGTTGAAAGTGGAAGCACTTCGCCAGGGGTTTGATGTCAATTTCTTTGGAACGTTCCAAATGATTCAATCTTTCTTGCCGCTCGTTCAAAAAGCGGCCCGCGGTAAAATCGTCAATTTGACAACTGATATGGCGTCCCAGACGATGTTTGACAACGGCGAGGCTGGTCCTTTGAACCTTTTGGGCTACAACTCTTCGAAGACTGCTGTTAATTCACTGACATTGGCATTCAGCAAAGAATTCGGAGAAAATGGTCCTGAAATATTCGGTGTGACGCCTGGATTCACAACCACGGATTTGAACGGGAATGCCCCTGGCGGCAAGACCCCTGCAGAAGGTGCTGAAATTATTGTGGACTACGCTTTAAGCGAAACCAATTATCATGGTAAAATCTTAAATAAAAATGGCATCATTCCTTGGTAA
- a CDS encoding MerR family transcriptional regulator — translation MNYTIGQVAKMKNLSISQLRYYDNQGLLPFLKRTEKGDRVFDEDTLRFLELILCLKDTGMPIKEIKQFVDWSMSEDGNTPVRIEMMKQHEAAVQQQIRETQENLKRIQAKISRLERELVEGRLDK, via the coding sequence ATGAATTATACCATCGGACAAGTGGCGAAAATGAAGAATTTGTCGATCTCCCAGCTCCGCTACTATGACAATCAGGGGCTCCTGCCTTTTTTGAAACGCACGGAAAAAGGCGACCGGGTATTTGATGAAGATACACTAAGGTTTTTAGAACTCATCCTCTGTCTGAAGGACACAGGTATGCCGATCAAAGAAATCAAGCAGTTCGTCGATTGGTCCATGAGCGAAGATGGGAACACCCCGGTGCGGATCGAGATGATGAAACAGCATGAAGCGGCCGTGCAGCAGCAGATCCGAGAAACGCAGGAAAACCTCAAAAGGATTCAGGCCAAAATCTCAAGGCTTGAACGGGAGCTGGTGGAAGGGCGTTTGGATAAGTGA
- a CDS encoding VOC family protein: MAKITPFLMFQGNAEEALTFYMDVISESEILHMERYGPDEMGKEEGTLKSATVTFKGQEFMFFESPIKHEFDFTPSFSIFITCDTEEEIDSYYQALSQDGQALMPLGDYGFSRKFGWVNDRFGVSWQMEWK, encoded by the coding sequence ATGGCCAAAATTACACCATTCTTAATGTTTCAAGGAAATGCAGAAGAAGCGCTCACATTCTATATGGATGTGATTTCAGAATCGGAAATCCTCCATATGGAACGGTATGGTCCGGACGAAATGGGCAAGGAGGAAGGGACCTTGAAGAGTGCCACCGTTACATTTAAGGGGCAGGAATTCATGTTTTTCGAAAGTCCCATCAAGCACGAATTTGACTTCACCCCGTCGTTCTCCATTTTTATTACGTGCGATACAGAAGAGGAAATTGACTCGTACTATCAAGCGCTCAGCCAAGATGGACAAGCATTGATGCCCCTTGGCGACTATGGATTCAGCAGGAAATTCGGCTGGGTCAATGACCGGTTTGGAGTCTCCTGGCAGATGGAATGGAAGTAA
- a CDS encoding kinase: MGTIPTLEHGQRFILGIDGLSRSGKTTLTEKIVQELRDRNVSVCLFHIDDYIVERKKRYNTGFDEWHEYYHLQWDVKWLEENLYAKLRDADELQLLKYEDVSDAQKLVTIQLPDTCLIIIEGVFLQRKEWRHFYNRVIYVDCPREKRFSRESEETQRKIEKFQKRYWKAEDYYVEAENPLVQADVVIQN, from the coding sequence ATGGGCACCATCCCGACTCTTGAACATGGCCAAAGATTCATTCTTGGAATCGACGGCCTGAGCCGCTCTGGCAAAACAACATTGACCGAAAAAATTGTGCAGGAACTTCGGGATAGGAATGTTTCTGTCTGTCTTTTTCACATAGACGATTACATTGTGGAAAGGAAAAAGCGCTACAACACCGGCTTTGATGAGTGGCATGAGTATTATCATTTGCAATGGGATGTGAAGTGGCTGGAAGAAAACCTTTACGCAAAACTGAGAGATGCGGATGAACTCCAGCTGCTTAAGTATGAGGATGTTTCCGATGCTCAAAAACTGGTTACCATTCAGTTGCCGGATACTTGCCTCATTATTATAGAAGGCGTTTTTCTGCAGAGAAAAGAATGGAGACATTTTTATAATCGGGTGATATATGTAGATTGTCCGAGAGAAAAGAGATTTAGCCGTGAGAGTGAAGAGACTCAGAGGAAGATTGAAAAATTCCAGAAACGGTATTGGAAAGCGGAGGATTATTATGTTGAGGCAGAAAATCCATTAGTGCAGGCTGACGTTGTTATTCAAAATTAA
- a CDS encoding DUF4181 domain-containing protein — MTFGVKLFLVLLGIFIVMFAINLILRKIFKVEKSNLFSYNHVNGRHKKVDWTIRISVMVLIVIQYAFNAKNDFINTPWYLQTYSLMFVFIVITEVVKAFMEKKYAKNKNQYLVTAYQLLFLCILLGAMFSTHFFGWFDQQMNIPS, encoded by the coding sequence ATGACTTTCGGAGTAAAACTATTTTTAGTGTTGCTTGGCATCTTTATAGTGATGTTTGCTATCAATTTGATTTTGAGAAAAATATTTAAAGTCGAAAAATCGAACTTGTTTTCCTATAACCATGTGAATGGTCGGCATAAAAAGGTTGACTGGACGATTCGGATCAGTGTGATGGTGCTTATAGTCATTCAGTACGCTTTCAATGCAAAGAATGATTTTATCAACACTCCGTGGTATCTGCAGACATATAGCCTCATGTTCGTGTTCATTGTTATCACTGAAGTTGTGAAAGCCTTTATGGAAAAGAAGTACGCCAAAAATAAAAATCAATATCTAGTGACTGCGTATCAATTATTGTTTCTTTGCATCCTCTTAGGTGCAATGTTTTCCACACATTTCTTTGGCTGGTTCGATCAGCAGATGAATATCCCTTCATAG
- a CDS encoding DUF4181 domain-containing protein, which produces MAFHMVMRKILKVEKESWFSNDYVNEGHKKIDRTIRISCLVLIFVQFIIQAEYGFFNLAWYLKIPYPVILYLIVSEITKVVMEKKYAENKNKYLVTTFQLLFNYILICTLIATRVFGWLV; this is translated from the coding sequence ATGGCTTTCCACATGGTTATGAGAAAAATTTTGAAAGTCGAAAAGGAGAGCTGGTTTTCGAACGACTATGTGAATGAGGGGCATAAAAAAATTGACAGGACTATACGAATTAGCTGTCTTGTTCTTATTTTTGTCCAATTCATTATTCAAGCGGAATATGGCTTTTTCAACTTGGCTTGGTATTTGAAAATACCTTATCCAGTGATTCTGTATCTTATAGTGTCCGAGATAACAAAGGTCGTAATGGAAAAAAAGTACGCCGAGAATAAAAATAAATATCTCGTGACAACATTTCAATTATTGTTTAATTACATTTTGATATGTACTTTAATTGCAACAAGAGTTTTTGGATGGCTAGTTTGA
- a CDS encoding DUF4181 domain-containing protein, with the protein MIFTLKLILMILGFIGLIVVINMVLRKILKAGKRSRSTDYYVNDRHRRINRTIQFLGLVILLLQFILVLKYDHLYESWYLKPYNLFLLYLISSETLRAVMEKMYAENKKAYLELRFNYCSHAR; encoded by the coding sequence ATGATATTCACTTTGAAACTGATTTTAATGATACTTGGGTTCATTGGATTGATTGTGGTTATTAATATGGTTTTGCGTAAGATTTTGAAGGCAGGTAAGAGATCGAGGTCTACTGACTACTATGTGAACGATAGGCATAGAAGGATTAATAGAACGATTCAATTTTTGGGTCTGGTAATTTTATTACTGCAGTTCATTTTAGTCCTAAAATATGACCATCTATATGAGTCTTGGTATTTAAAACCCTATAATCTCTTTTTACTTTATCTTATTTCCTCTGAAACCTTGCGGGCCGTAATGGAAAAGATGTATGCAGAAAATAAGAAAGCATACCTTGAACTACGTTTCAATTATTGTTCACATGCACGATGA
- a CDS encoding VOC family protein produces MEGVFIPVKDPERSAKWYEDVLGFNLVYIEEEAAVMRIAEGAQTVVCLVRTENHAPMKFPENRFGVGKYYNFIPEDIDEAHRVLQEKEINVTPIGGDGSAKFFTFYDPDGNPLGVCQ; encoded by the coding sequence ATGGAAGGAGTCTTCATCCCGGTAAAAGATCCGGAGCGGTCGGCCAAATGGTATGAGGATGTGCTAGGATTCAACCTTGTATATATTGAAGAAGAGGCTGCCGTCATGAGAATTGCGGAAGGGGCACAGACTGTGGTATGCCTCGTCCGGACGGAAAATCATGCGCCGATGAAGTTTCCCGAGAATCGTTTTGGCGTAGGGAAGTATTATAATTTCATTCCAGAAGATATAGATGAGGCGCATAGAGTTCTACAGGAAAAAGAGATAAATGTTACGCCAATCGGAGGAGATGGCAGCGCGAAATTCTTTACATTCTATGACCCGGACGGAAATCCATTAGGGGTATGCCAGTGA
- a CDS encoding nucleoside deaminase, giving the protein MNRQEQTTLKSDIDRHFLKLALQEAEKALSENTYPVGAVIVDERNNIISKGRNRVHAQQDLTAHAEIGAIRNAGPLILEGKTQRKHFTIYTSLEPCPMCTGGLLFANIKRVVWINNDDEGFGGYRKLRDANIFDKRFHEVEVMEEPFHDLKVKQMALLDEWELNPNNIKNLRKSANVQ; this is encoded by the coding sequence ATGAATAGACAGGAACAGACAACATTGAAAAGTGATATTGATCGGCATTTCTTAAAACTTGCTTTGCAAGAAGCTGAAAAGGCATTATCGGAAAACACTTATCCGGTTGGGGCGGTCATTGTTGATGAAAGAAACAACATCATTTCCAAAGGGCGAAATAGGGTACACGCTCAGCAGGATCTAACAGCCCATGCCGAAATCGGCGCCATTAGAAATGCAGGTCCGCTAATTTTAGAGGGAAAAACGCAGAGGAAACATTTCACCATTTACACCTCACTGGAACCATGTCCTATGTGTACAGGTGGGCTCTTGTTTGCCAATATCAAAAGAGTAGTCTGGATTAACAATGATGATGAAGGTTTCGGCGGATATCGAAAGCTAAGGGATGCCAACATCTTTGATAAGCGATTTCATGAGGTGGAAGTCATGGAAGAACCATTCCATGATTTAAAAGTAAAACAAATGGCATTGTTGGATGAATGGGAACTGAATCCGAATAATATTAAAAATCTTCGAAAATCCGCCAATGTACAATAA
- a CDS encoding helix-turn-helix domain-containing protein has translation MFDMRRVGKQIAHLRKEMKMTQMELAEQMGVSFQAVSNWERGETMPDISKLPDLSRIFQVEIDEILTNGKGTQLVKGVIENMDDTFIEELENPKEEFMNAAPVLKMEQADSIFNQLKAEITIDELSILAPFISQDYIDEWAAKEFGENGISSLAAIAPFLGQEKIDEFAVKDFEQKGIAELSSIAPFVSQNTLDECARSSFEKEGISSIVAICPFIEGELLNELALEAIAAKGIQEIAPILPFLDSRDFKVVTK, from the coding sequence ATGTTTGATATGAGAAGAGTGGGGAAGCAGATTGCCCATCTAAGGAAAGAAATGAAAATGACCCAAATGGAGCTGGCGGAACAGATGGGTGTCAGTTTTCAAGCCGTCAGCAACTGGGAGAGAGGCGAGACGATGCCTGATATTTCAAAGCTTCCTGACCTGTCGCGTATTTTCCAGGTAGAGATCGATGAGATTCTTACTAATGGAAAAGGGACTCAGTTGGTAAAAGGGGTAATTGAAAATATGGATGACACATTTATTGAAGAGTTGGAGAATCCGAAAGAGGAATTTATGAATGCTGCACCTGTCCTTAAAATGGAGCAGGCGGATTCGATCTTCAATCAATTGAAAGCGGAAATAACGATAGATGAGTTGTCCATCCTTGCGCCGTTTATCAGCCAGGACTATATCGATGAGTGGGCCGCAAAAGAATTTGGTGAAAACGGAATATCCTCTCTGGCCGCTATTGCTCCTTTTTTAGGTCAAGAAAAAATCGATGAATTTGCTGTAAAGGATTTTGAACAAAAAGGCATAGCAGAGTTAAGCAGCATTGCACCTTTCGTCAGTCAAAATACTTTAGATGAATGCGCGAGGAGCAGCTTTGAGAAGGAAGGAATCTCTTCCATCGTAGCTATTTGTCCATTTATCGAGGGAGAATTATTGAACGAGCTTGCCCTTGAGGCGATAGCAGCAAAAGGAATCCAAGAGATTGCACCAATTCTCCCGTTCTTAGATTCAAGGGATTTTAAGGTGGTTACCAAATAG
- a CDS encoding PspC domain-containing protein, producing MDNKIRKSQTDRSITGVCGGIAEYFGIPSLFVRLIFIFLPANILVYIILANTMPDSPQGL from the coding sequence GTGGACAATAAGATAAGAAAGTCACAAACAGATAGGTCTATAACCGGCGTTTGTGGAGGCATAGCGGAATATTTCGGTATCCCTTCTTTGTTCGTAAGGCTGATATTTATTTTTTTGCCTGCCAATATTCTTGTCTATATCATTCTTGCAAATACCATGCCGGATAGTCCTCAGGGTTTATAA